The sequence below is a genomic window from Lycium ferocissimum isolate CSIRO_LF1 chromosome 9, AGI_CSIRO_Lferr_CH_V1, whole genome shotgun sequence.
CGGTCAGTTGCCTGGTAACAGGTCCACAACCACCTGATACTTTCAGTGACGCAAAGAGGCAGGATAATCGAGCTATCATTGGCTGTGTTCTTGCCATTCGGGGCACTAGGGCCAGCTCCTTACCACGACTATAATCAGAAGAACAATGATACCCTTCAAGATCTGCTTTAGTGATCAACACAGCATCACTCGAGAGTGGAGAAGATGCCACTCGCTGCTGCTTGAATTCTTGAACAGCCTGTTTAACATAGATATGTTAACTCACAGATAAACTTCCTATGTTGCAAAATGGAGCACCAATTTTAACTCAAACATTCTTGTTTACCTTCCATTGAGAAGGAGCCAACAAAACTCTAGGTCTTCTGGAGCGGACAAATTCCAGCGCAGCAGTAGGAGTCATGTGCTTATATTCGACCTAAATTAGTGAAAGAATCACAACTCTTTACTCAATCTAAATTTGGCTAAAAGTTTTGAACATAAAGATTCGGTGCCCGACAAACATTATCCACACAGAAAAATGGCTTTATATTATGTTAAAGCAGCTACCAAATAGCAAAGCACAACGGTTGTGCTCCTTCCCCTTCCGGCTTTGCAATGCACATAAGTAGTCCGGCCACTGCATGCATTCCCTGGCAATGGAGAAGCATACAAGGAAGTGATGGAAGGCCACAATATAACACAGAAGACATATAAAAGATAATTACTCACTGTGAATAAAATCTACTGCTCGATTTATATCCACGAAAGAGGGTGCAAATAGATAATCTCTAGTTGGAATGACGAGATGATCTATCCCATGGGCCTGAAATCACACAGTAAAAGAAACGTGAATACACTTGCAGAAGTAAAGTATTCATAATGAACTCTTTAGACCTTTTTTCCCACAAAGTAAGTCATCTATGTGCTTCAACTGAGAACCCGTTTCGATGTTCCATTAGCAATGAATatcaatttaaaaagaaaaagcaagaatTGTGAAGATATCAATGAAATTCTCAAAGGCGACAACCTCCGGAATAGACTAGTTCTGAGAAGGGGGGGAGAGAAAAAGCTTTCCAGCCTCTTTATAACACAGGAAGAAGGCGGTGGAAGCCTAGTCCACCACGGGCAGTGGAATACTGGGATACCA
It includes:
- the LOC132030948 gene encoding phosphatidylglycerophosphate phosphatase PTPMT2-like, whose protein sequence is MKIVELDDLLMESDGKCVNTERRVIVRVDAKRALVGAGARILFYPTLLYNVFRNKIQSEFRWWDQIDQFLLLGAVPFPSDVPRLKQLGVGGVITLNEHYETLVPSSLYHAHGIDHLVIPTRDYLFAPSFVDINRAVDFIHRNACSGRTTYVHCKAGRGRSTTVVLCYLVEYKHMTPTAALEFVRSRRPRVLLAPSQWKAVQEFKQQRVASSPLSSDAVLITKADLEGYHCSSDYSRGKELALVPRMARTQPMIARLSCLFASLKVSGGCGPVTRQLTEARAC